ACAAACCCAAACCCAATAAACATGTTACAAACAATGCTGAAAAAATGGTGGCTGATTTTAGTGCAAGGCATTCTCATGATTATCCTGAGCATCTTCATTTTTAACAATGCTGATGCAGTACTGGCCGGCATCTCTATATGGTTTGGTGTTATTGTACTGCTTACCGGCGTGGTGGGTGTTATCTCATGGCTTGCATCCACATCATCTGAACGTGAAACAGGATCACTCATCTGGAGTCTGCTTACAGGCTTGTTTGGCGTATTAATGCTGATGCACCTTTTTGCCACTATGAAAATGCTCACCATCATTTTTGGCATCTGGATGTTATTGACAGGTTACAATCTTTTTTCTTCCGGCTGGCCGATTCGCAACGAAGGCTGGCTTGGCTGGCTGCTCGTGATCGTGGGCATACTTTCATTTATTGCAGGAGTAGTGATGATCACTAACATCGGAGCCGGGGCAATCGGCATCAGCGCACTGTTAGGATTCCAGGTACTTCTTTCAGGAATTGTAATGGTTATTCTTGCTTTTGTTAAGAAGGCAGTAGTAAATAAAATAACCGGTAAAGTGGAAGAACTTAAATCAAGAATGGGATCATAGGCAGCCACTGCTCAGGTTTGCAAAACATTTCTTGTTGAAAATCATTTGCAACCCCTTGCATTTCTATGCCGCAGCGTAGTGGATTTTTTCTTTGGAAAAATCAAGGTCAAACGCTCCTGTATCAAGTCTGTTTCTTTTCTACCAATAGAAGTTAAAAGACAGCCTACTAAGGACTATCGACTCACGACTATCTACTCGTTAGTCACTACTCACTACTCACTCCAACACCAACGGCTTTATCACCGGTCCGTTTTTAGTATCCAGCTTTACAAAATAAACTCCTGCTGCGTATCCGGAAAGATCAACCGCAATTGTGGAGGCATGCGTAACCTTTTCATTTACCTGCCAGATCAAACTTCCGATTGCATTGGTAATCTGAATGGAATGTACCTCATGATTGGACGGAAGAATGATGTTACACACACCATGGGTCGGATTGGGAAACATTTCAAACTGTACGGATTCGGGATCAATAGTGCCTGTAAAAATCGGGTTGATATTAATGTCATCGATGTACAAATTATTTCCATAACCACTCAATGCCTGCATAGCGATCTGAACATCCGTCATGCCAATATATGCAGTGAGGTCAATGGAATCTTTTTTCCATTGTGCCTGATTTTGTGGTACAAACGGATTCTGCGTGGGTGAAGCAGTTTTAAGATCAGGCGTAGTTTTCTCATAAGCAATCGTGTAAGTACTAAAGCAATCAGTGGTGATCAGTATTCTCATGGTATCAATATATCCGGGATCGGTATACGGCGCATAGGAACGGTAAAAGGTCATGGCAAGTGCTGGCAGTGAGGTGAACAGGCTCAGTTGTGGTGTAACCAATTCGCTTGTGCCGGCAGGTATGTCAAAGAAAGGCACCACTGTTGAATGTGCTGAAAGCATTAGTCCGCCCACATTGGCTAATGTCCACATGCTTCCGTTCTGATGCCACAATGCTGGCGGGAAACCCGATTCAAATCCTTCTGCTATCGGCAAGGTTGATGCTGAAATGGTAACCTGATAAAATCCAGACCTCCGGTCGTTGTCAGTATTTTCATCCGCTGCTCCATTCGGATTGGAAGTATAAACAACAATCTCATGGTTCCCATCAGCAAAGTTTACCATGCCGAAATCAATAGTCAGTGTATCTCCTGATGCCAGGTTTCCTGTCCAGTCAACGGTTTGTTCAGCGCCATTGTCAACGCTCATGTGCAGCGTTACACTCGTGAGAGTCGTGGTGCCGAAGTTTTTAATTCTTGCAGTGATGTCGCCTTCTGTTTCGCAGCTAAATCCTGCTGGAGTCAAGAGTGTTAGAATACCGGCATCGTTAGCTGTTACAGCCGAAACTGCAAGATCACTCTCCCAGATTCCTCTGCCATAAGTGGCTGCACGTAACTTATTGAAAGAGTATAATACGTCAAGCTGTGTTACAATTACATTAGGCAATCCATCATTAAAGGGTTCCCAGTCACTCATATTATTGTCGCGATAGAAAACACCAAAATCAGTACCGGCATACAGCATATCATTGGCATTTCGCTGATAAGCAATACAATTTGCCGGAATGTTGGGTAAACTTCCCGATAGGTTAGACCAGTTGGCTCCTGCATTTGTGCTGTGATAAATTTTTTCTCCTGCAGTATAACCTGAAAATGTCAGCCAGATTTTTTTCGGATCATCATTACTGATAACAAGGTCGGTAATGCCACCTGTTATTGCAGGCAACGAACCCGTAATTTCTGACCAGGTGTTGCCACCATTTGAGGTATAAAAAACCTGGTTGATAGTGGTAGCATAAATAGTATTGGGATCGGATGGCGCTATGCGAACACGATAAATGATGCTTTGCACGCCGACGTCTGCCGTCAGTATCTGCGCCCAGGAGGCGCCATCATTTTCTGATTTTAAGATCGTACCGAAATAAGCGTTATTGCTCGTCGAATACGCCGCGCCGCCGTAGTAGATTACATGATGATTCAGCGGATCAAGAACATAAGGTGTAACCCAGTCGCCATAATAATAATATTCGCCGCCCGGATCAACAGGATAGATCGAAGAATAACCGGCTGAGCCATTGCTGCTTCTTCCCACTGAACCATATTGAGCGCTCGCGTAATTAACCTGGTCGTTTTCATAATCCACAAGCGGTTGCATACCATCTCCGCTATAGACATGTGTCCAACTGACGCCGTCAAATTTATCTGTTCCATTATCCTGAGCGCCGGCAAGAATATAATCATGATCAACTACAGAATTGCCAATGCGGTAATATTGTTTGATGGCCATTCCTTTACTGATGTCTGTCCATGGAAAACTTCCCTGCGTGCTCCGGAATATACCGCCATCATTTCCTGCCAGCAGTCGTGTGCCATCATTCGGATAATACACCGCGGCATGAAAATCAGGGTGAATTTTATCTGCTCCAAAAGAATAACCGCCACCGATAATGTCCCAGCTTTGTCCGCCATTAACAGAGCGTACAAGATTAACACCACCAGCCACTACCATATTTGCATTAGTGGGTGAAGCGGCGAGCACAATATCATATACTCCCTGAGAAGAAGCCAAAGAAGTAGGTGTACTCATTTCGTTAAATGAAATTCCACCATCCGGAGAAACATAGAAACTTCCGGCTTGTGTCCACACATAAATCAGGTTTGAATTGGCAGGTGTTACGGCTATAGAAATCCTGGAGCCGGTGCCTGCATCCTGAAGCATCGCGATTGACTGTGTCCAGGTGCTGCCTCCATTCGTGCTTACAAAACAATGATGATCGTCAACAGCATACACGGTGTTTGGATTAGCGGCATTGAATTCAACATCGAAAAAGAAACCGTTAACAACTTTTGTCCAGGTAGCAGCAGCATCGGCGGACTTATACAATCCGCCACGTGTTGCAGCGAACAATAAATTTGGGTTTGCCGGACTCACAACAACACGATAAATTAACTGCCCGTCTGTTTGATCATAACTTAATCCGGTGGAATTCCAGCTTTGTCCGCCATCTGTCGACTTCATCAAACCTGCCGAATACGTTCCGCCCCAAAAGTAACCTATCGCGAAGGCGTAAATTTCATACCCATAACTATCACCGGTTGCGGCGTACATGGTATCGGGATGAATCGGATTAATCGCAATATCACCGATGCTGATGTTCGGAAGCAAATCAGAATTATTGGTGTTCCAGTTCAGACCACCATTTGTTGACTTCCAAAGACCACCGCAAGGTGTGCCGGCAAAAATAATATTGGTGTCCACCGGATTGATGGCAATGGTATTGATCCGGCCGATGCCTGCTAACGGAACACCGGTTGGTACCAGATCAGGACCGATTCCCTGCCAGTTGGCAGTGCGTACGGCTGAAGGATGTACTTGCTGATATTTTTTGAATTCACGCAACAGAATTCCCGGATCAATAAAATTACCTGACGGATATACACGTGGTTCCATAAAAGCTTCCCACCGTTTAAAGCGGGCCACTTCATCGTCTTTGTATTTCTCCTCCTCATTGTTTTCTTCTTCCGCTGTGTTACTTTCCTCAGTGTTTTGCCGGTGCAATCGTGATACTTCCGGATGCGTTGCATAAAACTGCGCCTGCAGTGTGTAGAAATTTATTGGTGGTTGTGCCGGGGTTTGTGCGCCGGCAGCAAATGAAATCAGGAACATGCATAAGAGGAAAATGTTTCTCATTGTAATAGATTTTTCGGGATGGTTTGTAAATCTAATTAAATATCATAATGGTGGCTAATTTCTGAAGGAGCGTAAAAATGAAATGCCATGAAACAATAACTGATGACCACTTCATTAAAACAAAAACACCTGATAAAAATGATCAATGAACAACCATGTTATTATTAGTTACGATTATATTTACCTACGATTGAAGGAATATGGTACCCATTCATGCAATAAGAGAAGCGATGCCTTATGACAATACCTTGCTGCTTACTAAAGCGACAGAAAAGGGGTTGGCTGAAAAATACCTTGCGCCGCGGCGCTACACAAGAAATAAACTCTACCAGAGCATGTTTGAAGGCAAAACAATTGTCTTCACTGACTATCCCATATCGTTAAAAGTGCCCCAGGGTGCAGATAAGATTAGTTTTCTGTCAGGACTGCTACAGGCTTATATACCTCAAAAAGAAATTATAAAAATCAGAACCGGCACAAAGCATCGAATAATTAAAGTAACGGTAAGGGAAACATTGGCGCGCTGGACAAGAGGACGATCGAGATTTGGTGTTACCGATCTGCATTTCAGAGGCACCCGTTTATTTGATAAAATTGATGCAGATGCAATCAGTCATTTTAATTTGTTGCCGCGATTTTCCGCAGAAGTTTCATTTCTTGAAATGCTTACATTGGTAATCAGTGCAAAAGGCATATTCAGCGATTCACATTCTGATGACGGTGATGGAAGCAACCATTGTTTTACAGGAAAAAAATTATGGTTTGCCTGGGACAGAGAGGAGGGAAGAAAAATGGGCCTTGAAGATTGTACGTATGATCCGGTTGATGAGCAGGCGAAATTCAGCATTGATAAATTTTTATCCCTCAGCAGCGCGCACTGGTTTATTGTATCGGAAAACAGGACTTTATTTATGCCCGGAAATTTCGCTCACCGGGTTATTACACTTGAAAAATACATTGGCTTTGGAAGCTTCTATGTTTCCTTTCCTAATTATTTCAACGCTGTTAAACGTTGGACGCTCTATGAATCAAGTGATGTAACCGATGATTTTATCAATAGTTTAAATATTAACTTAATTAAATTATTAAAATCAGTTGCTAAAATGTCCACTGCTGAAAAGGAACTATGGGGTGTTGATTACCTTTTTAAAGCACGGGCACAGCTCACTAAAAACATGACTCCTGAACAAGTGGAATGTTTTCTGAAAAATGAGACAGTTCGTAACCTGCTTGCTGCGATAGATCGGATAGCTCAGCAATAGAAAAATACTGTTGAATTCCCAAACCGGCAATGTCGGGAAATTAGTTTTTCGCTTCATGTTCATTAATCACTGATCCGTCTGTCCGGTTTTTATCGAACGATTAAAAAATTCAAAACAGAAAGCCTGTTTCTAAAATAGCATTAACCATTTTCATTATAAATGTGAGTTCAGAAATTTCAGGAGGAAGAAACAGATCTGTTACTATGCGTTATTCACTACCTGTTTTCCTTTCACATAATATCCCGTTCCATCATACATACGTTTGCGTGGATGTTGCTGACATGTTTCGCTGCAGGTACCCTCATATTTCCATCCGCAGGCTTCACACATCGCAAAATGATTGTTGCATTCAGGATTGGCGCAGTTTACCATTCGTGCTGACGAAGTTCCGCAACGAAGACAATGAGATATGATGGTTGGATTCACTTCGTTCACATCAACAGTTATGCGTTCGTCAAAAACATAACACTTACCGTCGAAATCTTCGCCTCCTGTTTGTTTGCCGTATTCGATAATGCCACCATGAAGATGATAGACATCTTTAAAACCATTCTCCAGTAAAAACGCTGTTGCTTTCTCACAACGGATACCTCCGGTACAATAAGCGAGTATTTTTTTGTCTTTGTATTGTTCGAGTTCCGGTAAAAAATGCGGAAGATCGCGGAAGTGATCTATTGGCAGCGCAATGGCATTTTTAAACTTTCCCACTTCCCATTCTACCTTGTTACGTACATCGATTACTACTGTGTCCGGATCATCTTTGGCTTTTCGAAACGCTTCGGGTTCAAGGTATTTTCCTGAATGCTCCCATACATTTACTTCCGGCCTGTTAAAATTGACGATCTCCTTTTTATAACGCACAAAAATTTTGGCGAATGAAGGAGCATCCTCTTCATCTATTTTAAAAGCCATATCAGCAAATCGAGGATCTGCGTGTAAATGATCCATGTACTGCCTGCATTGTTCTACAGTGCCGGAAGCAGTTCCGTTCAACCCTTCATCTGCAACAAGGATCCGACCTTTGATGCCTATTGATTTGCAGTATTGAAGGTGCGTATGCGCGAATTGTTCCGCGTCAGGAATGCGGACATACTTGTAATAAAGCAGTGTGCTGAATGGTTTCATAGCAGTAAACCGGGTGTAAACCGGATTAAGAATTAAAAGGCTGTAAAAATAAGGAATGCTGTTGCTTGATGTATCATGACCTAAAAGGCGTGATCCACGCGACTTAAATGTCGCCACACAAAAAACAAAATGATACTATAAAATCTATCTTTGCGCAAACGCAATGTTATTGTACTTCCACCCATGAAAACTACACTCTTAACAGATACACATATAAAACTCGGTGCGAAGATGGCTGAGTTTGCAGGTTACAACATGCCGATTTCCTATGCAGGCATCAATGCAGAGCATCAGTGCGTGCGTGAAAATGTAGGCGTGTTTGATGTTTCGCACATGGGCGAATTTGTTATCAAAGGTTCAAGAGCGCTTGATCTGGTTCAACTGGTCACTTCAAACGATGCATCAAAATTAAAAGTAGGCGATGTGCAGTATTCCTGTTTGCCGAATGACAAAGGAGGAATTATTGATGACCTGTTGGTTTATCACCTGCAGGAAAATTCTTACATGCTGGTGGTAAATGCTTCTAATATCGAGAAAGACTG
The genomic region above belongs to Chitinophagaceae bacterium and contains:
- a CDS encoding rhodanese-related sulfurtransferase, with the translated sequence MKPFSTLLYYKYVRIPDAEQFAHTHLQYCKSIGIKGRILVADEGLNGTASGTVEQCRQYMDHLHADPRFADMAFKIDEEDAPSFAKIFVRYKKEIVNFNRPEVNVWEHSGKYLEPEAFRKAKDDPDTVVIDVRNKVEWEVGKFKNAIALPIDHFRDLPHFLPELEQYKDKKILAYCTGGIRCEKATAFLLENGFKDVYHLHGGIIEYGKQTGGEDFDGKCYVFDERITVDVNEVNPTIISHCLRCGTSSARMVNCANPECNNHFAMCEACGWKYEGTCSETCQQHPRKRMYDGTGYYVKGKQVVNNA
- a CDS encoding DUF308 domain-containing protein — translated: MLQTMLKKWWLILVQGILMIILSIFIFNNADAVLAGISIWFGVIVLLTGVVGVISWLASTSSERETGSLIWSLLTGLFGVLMLMHLFATMKMLTIIFGIWMLLTGYNLFSSGWPIRNEGWLGWLLVIVGILSFIAGVVMITNIGAGAIGISALLGFQVLLSGIVMVILAFVKKAVVNKITGKVEELKSRMGS
- a CDS encoding T9SS type A sorting domain-containing protein gives rise to the protein MRNIFLLCMFLISFAAGAQTPAQPPINFYTLQAQFYATHPEVSRLHRQNTEESNTAEEENNEEEKYKDDEVARFKRWEAFMEPRVYPSGNFIDPGILLREFKKYQQVHPSAVRTANWQGIGPDLVPTGVPLAGIGRINTIAINPVDTNIIFAGTPCGGLWKSTNGGLNWNTNNSDLLPNISIGDIAINPIHPDTMYAATGDSYGYEIYAFAIGYFWGGTYSAGLMKSTDGGQSWNSTGLSYDQTDGQLIYRVVVSPANPNLLFAATRGGLYKSADAAATWTKVVNGFFFDVEFNAANPNTVYAVDDHHCFVSTNGGSTWTQSIAMLQDAGTGSRISIAVTPANSNLIYVWTQAGSFYVSPDGGISFNEMSTPTSLASSQGVYDIVLAASPTNANMVVAGGVNLVRSVNGGQSWDIIGGGYSFGADKIHPDFHAAVYYPNDGTRLLAGNDGGIFRSTQGSFPWTDISKGMAIKQYYRIGNSVVDHDYILAGAQDNGTDKFDGVSWTHVYSGDGMQPLVDYENDQVNYASAQYGSVGRSSNGSAGYSSIYPVDPGGEYYYYGDWVTPYVLDPLNHHVIYYGGAAYSTSNNAYFGTILKSENDGASWAQILTADVGVQSIIYRVRIAPSDPNTIYATTINQVFYTSNGGNTWSEITGSLPAITGGITDLVISNDDPKKIWLTFSGYTAGEKIYHSTNAGANWSNLSGSLPNIPANCIAYQRNANDMLYAGTDFGVFYRDNNMSDWEPFNDGLPNVIVTQLDVLYSFNKLRAATYGRGIWESDLAVSAVTANDAGILTLLTPAGFSCETEGDITARIKNFGTTTLTSVTLHMSVDNGAEQTVDWTGNLASGDTLTIDFGMVNFADGNHEIVVYTSNPNGAADENTDNDRRSGFYQVTISASTLPIAEGFESGFPPALWHQNGSMWTLANVGGLMLSAHSTVVPFFDIPAGTSELVTPQLSLFTSLPALAMTFYRSYAPYTDPGYIDTMRILITTDCFSTYTIAYEKTTPDLKTASPTQNPFVPQNQAQWKKDSIDLTAYIGMTDVQIAMQALSGYGNNLYIDDININPIFTGTIDPESVQFEMFPNPTHGVCNIILPSNHEVHSIQITNAIGSLIWQVNEKVTHASTIAVDLSGYAAGVYFVKLDTKNGPVIKPLVLE